In one Myxocyprinus asiaticus isolate MX2 ecotype Aquarium Trade chromosome 29, UBuf_Myxa_2, whole genome shotgun sequence genomic region, the following are encoded:
- the LOC127420394 gene encoding DNA primase small subunit-like: protein MSTSDYDAACLPDLLPLYYRRIFPFPQYYRWLSYGGVSKNYFQNREFSFTLKDDIYVRYQSFSTQNELEKEMQKIVPYKIDIGAVYSHRPSQHNTVKSGTFQALEKELVFDIDMTDYDDVRRCCSAADICSKCWTLMTIAIHILDRALREDFGFQHLLWVYSGRRGVHCWVCDDAARKLSVAARSAVAEYLSLVKGGEETVRKVVLSDPIHPFISHSLTVVERYFPQYAIVGQDILGSKESVDKVLGLLPEDIRKELMTFYQNEKNPMKRWDILCTLVENKRSSSRKGGQYFNKEIMLQYCYPRLDVNVSKGVNHLLKSPFSVHPKTGRISVPIDLKELDTFDPFEVPTISLICEELEKPRADEGKEDEIRDKENEQDAGEHRRIRDYKRTSLAKYVKILDRFLEEMARSRKGEMLRKSDLQKEF, encoded by the exons ATGTCGACTTCAGATTATGATGCAGCTTGTTTACCTGACTTGTTGCCGCTTTATTACCGCAGAATTTTCCCGTTTCCACAATACTATCGCTGGTTAAGTTATGGCGGAG TGTCTAAAAACTACTTCCAGAACCGCGAATTTTCCTTCACCCTGAAAGATGACATTTATGTGAGATATCAGTCGTTTAGCACTCAGAATGAGCTGGAGAAAGAGATGCAGAAAATTGTTCCATACAAGATTGATATTGGAGCAGTCTACAGCCACAGG CCCAGTCAACACAACACTGTGAAGTCTGGAACCTTCCAGGCCCTGGAGAAAGAGCTGGTGTTTGATATTGACATGACAGACTATGATGATGTCAGACGTTGCTGCAG TGCTGCTGATATATGTTCAAAGTGTTGGACGCTGATGACCATTGCTATCCATATTTTGGACCGGGCACTGCGGG agGACTTTGGATTCCAGCATCTTCTGTGGGTGTACTCGGGCAGGAGAGGAGTGCATTGCTGGGTTTGTGATGATGCGGCTAGGAAGCTCTCGGTGGCGGCGCGGTCTGCCGTGGCAGAGTACCTCAGTTTAGTCAAG GGTGGTGAGGAGACGGTGAGGAAAGTTGTGCTATCGGATCCAATCCATCCTTTCATTAG TCATTCTCTGACTGTCGTGGAACGCTATTTTCCACAGTATGCCATTGTGGGACAGGACATACTGGGCAGTAAGGAGAGTGTAGACAAAGTGCTCGGTCTGCTACCTGAAGATATC AGAAAGGAGCTGATGACTTTTTATCAGAATGAGAAGAACCCAATGAAGCGATGGGACATACTCTGTACTTTGGTCGAAAATAAAAGG TCGAGCAGTAGGAAGGGTGGACAGTACTTCAATAAGGAGATCATGCTGCAGTACTGTTACCCACGCCTGGATGTAAACGTCAGTAAAGGAGTCAACCACTTACTGAAGAGTCCATTCAGTGTACACCCCAAGACAG GTCGAATCTCTGTGCCAATTGATCTGAAAGAACTGGACACATTTGATCCTTTTGAGGTGCCTACAATAAG TCTGATTTGTGAGGAGCTGGAGAAACCCAGAGCAGATGAAGGTAAGGAAGATGAAATTCGGGACAAAGAGAATGAACAAGATGCTGGAGAACACCGCAGAATCAGAG ACTATAAGCGCACCAGCTTGGCCAAGTATGTCAAGATCCTCGATCGGTTTTTGGAGGAAATGGCTCGGTCTCGAAAAGGAGAGATGTTAAGAAAGAGTG ATCTTCAGAAGGAGTTCTAA